The genomic interval GTACAGAAGATTCTCTCATTGTTATCTTTGTTCAGGGTTTGGCAGTACCTTACTTTCACATAGGAATGTACCAGCTGGTGATGAAAAGATGTAAACAGTTTTCCAGTTTTTCTGACCTTTCAAAAGGAAATTACacaataaaaaaactaaaacaaaatggCAGACAAACAGAAAATGGCCAGTGGGAGattacatgattttttttttgcgctttcagattgtgtgtgtgcgtgtgtgtgtgctgttgttaTAGAAAATTATCCATATCAATCTAGTGTTTATCTCCCTTCCCCCTCACATGGGCTTGGCAAGCTTCTTCTCGTAGGAGCCGGCGTGTTTGTATCCGGAGACGTACCCGGACGTGTCCACCACGTCCACACGCCCGGCCTTCCCCTTCCCGCGGCCGCTGTTGTCGAAGCGCTCCTTGTGCGAGCCGGTGAACTTGCTGGTGTCTGTGAGGCGGCTCACCGTGGGGGACGCCACCGCTCTCTGTGGGGTTTTACAAAAACACCTTCACTTCTGAAGTCATTCATACAGTTGTATTCATCATTCTTTGATCATTCTACATACGTACATTATGGTGGCCTTACCGTGACTCCGGAGATAACCGGCGCTTTCCCCTCTATCAGCTTAAAGACCTCAGCCTCGGCCTCCTCTGCGGGCTTCTCTTTATATTTCTTCTTGGCCAGTTCTCCCAGTGCCGCCTTGAACTCGTCAAACGTGATGTTACGGCAGGATTTCTTCCTGAAATGTGCAAGACAAACATGTCAGCGCTTGAAGGCTGACCCAGCCCTTGAAGGCTGATCCAGCCACCATATGCCGTGTGTCGTTGATCGCAGGCAATCACGTAATCTATTACCAATACAAAAGCATGCGTGATGGCTTCATTGTGGCAGGTTTATGGGTCAGACAGGGAACAGATTGTGTCCACCTTGTAAAATGAAGTGTGAAAGCAGATGAACTGTTTAGATTCTATGTCTCCCAGTGGGACTCATTGCTCATAGTCCTTCAAGTCGCTTCACAGGCTCAAACCTGTGGCTAACATCGCTCTTGCCATATACCACTATGTTTATGAGACGTATACTCAACACTTATTGTTGCTCATAACTAAAGCATATCGCTGTTCCCTATCTTGAGTCGTGTGTCACAGCGGCCTCAACAGTCACTCCTGCTGGGCTGCCCGAGCTGGGCCAAAGTCTGGCGGCCTGCCCATTTCACTTCCATGTTAAAAGAGCAtagtaacacaaacacaaacaagctaTTGCCGTGGTGATAAATCACCTAAACAACGGCCTGTAAAGCCTACCGTCTCCCGGAGCAACCTGCCGTCATAGCAACCAGCTACAGTAAACAGGGCTGTTGGGTTTATTATTCATTTGGCTGCTTCAGCGACAGGGATAGTTTGGGCGCTGCGTGTTTAACATTGGAGGGCCGCATTCCTCCTTGTCGGTTCCATGCTGTCTTATGTCAAGCGGGAAATTGGATTTCCAGTTGGCGTTTTGCAGATAGTCCGCTATACAACCATGTTTCTTTTGTAAATCCATCACAATAAAATACTGGACTCGGTGAAGTGTGTAGATGGTTTTCGTCATGGCAATGCATTATTCTACTATTCTGAGGAGACAAATGATGATGTACTGTAGAATAACAATAGTTTACAGAAAAGGATGAAATTTAATGTTTGTAAAAGTGTATAGATGTAGCGCATCTGTGTCTGGTGCGTTTGGTCCA from Gadus morhua chromosome 11, gadMor3.0, whole genome shotgun sequence carries:
- the tppp gene encoding tubulin polymerization-promoting protein; amino-acid sequence: MADQKDNAHDFKVQTAKHSNMSTASMRPPSEQSRDRASKRLSSESNGNNEGGVGASTPVELTALEESFRRFAIHGDTRATGKEMHGKNWSKLCKDCNVIDGKSITLTDVDIVFTKVKKKSCRNITFDEFKAALGELAKKKYKEKPAEEAEAEVFKLIEGKAPVISGVTRAVASPTVSRLTDTSKFTGSHKERFDNSGRGKGKAGRVDVVDTSGYVSGYKHAGSYEKKLAKPM